From Bacteroidales bacterium, a single genomic window includes:
- a CDS encoding putative molybdenum carrier protein, which translates to KISKLISGGQTGVDRAALDFALAHQIECGGWCPKGRIAEDGIIPLKYPLTETSGSDYRERTRLNVKNGNGTLIFINGYMDEGTKLTMDTADDLKKPCFIHDFSKSPEKEKLLRWLSENKIKTLNIAGPRESNSLGIYGLVYDVLKKIF; encoded by the coding sequence TGAAAATATCTAAACTAATTTCCGGCGGACAAACCGGAGTTGACAGGGCAGCACTTGATTTTGCCTTGGCTCATCAGATAGAATGCGGAGGCTGGTGTCCGAAAGGCAGGATTGCTGAAGACGGAATAATTCCGTTAAAATATCCACTTACAGAAACATCAGGCTCAGATTATCGGGAAAGGACGAGGCTTAATGTAAAAAACGGCAACGGAACACTTATATTTATCAATGGTTATATGGACGAAGGCACAAAACTCACAATGGATACTGCCGATGATTTGAAAAAACCCTGTTTTATTCACGACTTCTCAAAAAGCCCCGAAAAAGAAAAATTATTACGCTGGCTATCTGAAAACAAAATTAAAACCTTAAATATTGCCGGACCAAGAGAAAGTAACTCGCTGGGGATATATGGATTGGTTTATGATGTGCTTAAAAAAATATTTTAA